The following proteins are co-located in the Neodiprion virginianus isolate iyNeoVirg1 chromosome 6, iyNeoVirg1.1, whole genome shotgun sequence genome:
- the LOC124307742 gene encoding upstream stimulatory factor 1 isoform X2, with amino-acid sequence MIGETVGEDGIRYQETLAYRVVQVNGGTSGNEIELPVTQAANSTVQVLTSPLNGQFYVIGNANEVFTTAQTSRSLAPRATLQIETPRNVTTGLKKRDDRRRATHNEVERRRRDKINNWIAKLGKIIPECNSTANGNANVSGDGKANYETQSKGGILAKACEYIGELRAANQGLGQCLRDNDKLRHEITALKQLVAQLKRENAQLRSQVTSPQTTSEVHLSP; translated from the exons ATGATAGGAGAAACTGTTGGAGAGGATGGAATACGCTATCAGGAAACTCTGGCGTACAGAGTTGTGCAGGTAAATGGAGGGACGAGTGGAAATGAAATCGAACTTCCTGTGACACAAGCAGCTAACAGCACAGTGCAGGTCCTAACGTCTCCTCTAAATGGTCAATTTTACGTTATTGGGAATGCCAACGAAGTCTTTACTACTGCTCAAACATCGAGGTCATTGGCCCCAAGAGCAACTCTTCAAATCGAGACACCACGCAATGTCACAACAGGACTTAAAAAG AGAGACGATAGGCGAAGAGCAACGCATAACGAAGTTGAGCGTCGGCGTCgagataaaattaataattggATTGCAAAGTTGGGCAAAATTATTCCAGAATGTAACAGCACTGCAAATGGTAATGCGAATGTAAGCGGAGATGGAAAAGCAAACTACGAAACGCAG aGTAAAGGAGGCATTCTGGCGAAAGCATGCGAGTACATAGGCGAGTTACGAGCAGCAAACCAAGGTTTGGGACAGTGTTTGCGCGATAACGACAAATTGCGGCATGAAATAACAGCTTTGAAACAATTAGTGGCGCAATTGAAGCGAGAAAACGCACAATTGAGATCGCAAGTCACGTCTCCCCAAACAACTTCAGAAGTTCATCTCAGTCCCTAA
- the LOC124307739 gene encoding V-type proton ATPase catalytic subunit A, producing MSNRGLGKIANEDKESKFGYVYAVSGPVVTAEKMAGSAMYELVRVGYFELVGEIIRLEGDMATIQVYEETSGVTVGDPVLRTGKPLSVELGPGILGSIFDGIQRPLKDINELTSSIYIPKGVNVPALSRTISWEFNPLYIKNGSHITGGDMYGIVHENSLVKHKMILPPKSKGTVTYIAPPGNYTVNDVVLETEFDGEKNKYTMLQVWPVRQPRPVTEKLPANHPLLTGQRVLDSLFPCVQGGTTAIPGAFGCGKTVISQSLSKYSNSDVIVYVGCGERGNEMSEVLRDFPELSVEIDGVTESIMKRTALVANTSNMPVAAREASIYTGITLSEYFRDMGYNVSMMADSTSRWAEALREISGRLAEMPADSGYPAYLGARLASFYERAGRVKCLGNPDREGSVSIVGAVSPPGGDFSDPVTSATLGIVQVFWGLDKKLAQRKHFPSINWLISYSKYMRALDDFYDKNFQEFVPLRTKVKEILQEEEDLSEIVQLVGKASLAETDKITLEVAKLLKDDFLQQNSYSSYDRFCPFYKTVGMLRNMIAFYDMARHAVESTAQSDNKITWNVIRDSMGNILYQLSSMKFKDPVKDGEAKIRGDFEQLHEDIQQAFRNLED from the exons ATGTCGAATCGAGGTCTGGGAAAGATCGCTAATGAGGATAAGGAGTCCAAATTCGGATATGTCTACGCAGTGTCCGGTCCCG TCGTCACGGCGGAGAAAATGGCCGGATCAGCTATGTACGAGTTGGTCCGTGTCGGCTACTTCGAGCTGGTAGGAGAGATCATTCGTCTAGAGGGAGACATGGCCACGATTCAG GTATACGAAGAAACCAGCGGTGTCACTGTCGGTGACCCTGTGTTGCGTACGGGCAAACCTTTGTCAGTAGAGTTGGGACCTGGTATCCTTGGGAGCATTTTTGATGGTATTCAACGTCCTCTGAAGGACATTAACGAACTTACCAGCTCCATCTACATCCCAAAAGGTGTCAATGTTCCTGCTTTGTCGCGTACGATATCGTGGGAGTTCAACCCCCTCTACATCAAGAATGGCAGCCACATAACTGGTGGAGATATGTACGGTATCGTCCACGAGAACTCGTTGGTCAAACATAAGATGATCCTGCCCCCAAAAAGCAAGGGAACTGTTACTTACATCGCTCCACCCGGAAACTACACTGTTAAT GATGTTGTGCTAGAGACCGAGTTTGATGGAGAAAAGAACAAATACACTATGCTTCAAGTGTGGCCAGTACGTCAGCCACGTCCTGTTACTGAGAAACTTCCAGCTAACCATCCTCTATTGACTGGCCAACGTGTCCTTGATTCACTTTTCCC ATGTGTCCAAGGAGGTACCACTGCCATTCCCGGAGCTTTCGGTTGTGGTAAGACTGTCATTTCGCAGTCTCTATCTAAGTACTCAAACTCAGATGTCATCGTTTATGTCGGTTGTGGTGAACGTGGTAACGAGATGTCTGAAGTACTCCGAGACTTCCCTGAGCTGTCAGTAGAAATTGACGGAGTTACCGAATCCATCATGAAGCGTACTGCTCTTGTAGCCAACACATCTAACATGCCTGTAGCTGCCCGTGAGGCTTCAATTTACACTG GTATTACACTGTCTGAATACTTCAGAGACATGGGTTACAACGTATCTATGATGGCTGACTCTACTTCTCGATGGGCTGAGGCGCTTCGTGAAATTTCTGGTCGTTTGGCTGAGATGCCTGCCGATTCTGGTTACCCTGCATATTTGGGAGCTCGATTGGCTAGTTTCTATGAACGTGCTGGACG AGTCAAGTGTTTGGGTAACCCAGACCGTGAGGGTTCCGTTAGTATTGTAGGAGCCGTATCTCCTCCTGGTGGTGATTTCTCAGACCCTGTCACCAGTGCGACCTTGGGTATTGTACAG GTGTTCTGGGGTTTGGACAAAAAGCTGGCTCAGCGTAAGCACTTCCCATCTATCAATTGGTTGATTTCATACAGTAAATACATGCGAGCTCTAGATGACTTCTAcgacaaaaatttccaagaaTTTGTACCACTAAGAACCAAAGTAAAGGAAATCCTACAGGAAGAAGAAGATTTGTCTGAGATCGTACAGCTGGTCGGTAAAGCTTCGCTCGCTGAAACTGACAAAATCACCCTTGAAGTTGCCAAGCTTCTCAAGGATGATTTCCTCCAGCAAAACAG CTACTCGTCATACGATCGTTTCTGTCCATTCTACAAGACTGTCGGTATGCTACGCAACATGATTGCATTCTACGACATGGCCAGGCATGCAGTAGAATCTACAGCCCAATCAGACAACAAGATCACCTGGAATGTAATTCGTGACAGCATGGGCAACATTCTTTACCAACTCAGCTCCATGAAATTCAAG GACCCAGTGAAGGATGGCGAGGCAAAGATCAGAGGAGACTTCGAACAGCTGCACGAGGATATCCAACAAGCCTTTAGAAACCTAGAGgactaa
- the LOC124307743 gene encoding oxysterol-binding protein-related protein 11 isoform X2, with protein MNNSIRQPYEGLLHKYTNAMKGWQYRWFILSPETGELHYFLSESEKNQKPRCSIYLAGAVIAPSDEDSNTFIVNSATGDMIKLRATDARARQEWVDKLRAVTEMYTRAIASSHPPLPPREHSANPTRSPVAKLEVLDAFANCREQLNKAEKHNASLAQTIENSELHLEPELLILKAMSHGTLHTLNQCLNILYQ; from the exons atgaACAACTCAATACGCCAGCCATACGAGGGCCTGCTGCACAAATACACGAATGCAATGAAAGGCTGGCAATATCGGTGGTTCATTCTAAGCCCGGAAACTGGGGAGTTGCATTACTTTTTGAGCGAATCTGAGAAAAATCAGAAACCTCGATGCTCCATATATCTCGCTGGTGCTGTTATTGCCCCCAGTGACGAGGATTCAAATACATTTATCGTAAATTCGGCGACGG GTGACATGATAAAATTGCGAGCGACTGATGCTAGAGCTCGGCAAGAATGGGTTGACAAATTGAGAGCGGTTACAGAGATGTATACACGTGCTATAGCCAGCAGTCATCCACCTTTACCACCTCGAGAACATTCTGCTAATCCCACAAGGTCCCCTGTGGCAAAACTGGAGGTCTTGGATGCGTTTGCAAATTGTCGAGAGCAGTTGAACAAAGCTGAAAAACACAATGCTTCCCTTGCccaaacaattgaaaattctGAGCTCCATTTGGAGCCGGAATTATTAATTCTTAAAGCAATGTCGCATGGTACCTTACACACACTGAATCAATGCCTAAACATATTGTACCAATAA
- the LOC124307741 gene encoding probable 39S ribosomal protein L45, mitochondrial, which translates to MSAIASKAMFAVGRLVQSHATLVYTQTLKAAPCFLFVRHRTTKHWNPKWKKLRKEKVMKVKLPNFNQKPEDMTPEEQRSMMRERGLERPRVWNERPIYLSCTGGIFEPYVPPEGDGKFSAISTTGAKQKVEFVQKKGSSIMAVRKMRNYEEELNLKTFAEDAREIYIKAHEALNVKNKLELRQLVTERAYPEMLHNTHNKTIHWKFIQSLEPSRVVQARCTEVITKDNVFGQLTVRFHTQQVLAVYDRFGRLLHGSEFVTKDVIEYIVFEKHLSNQYGIWRLHDKIIPTWMPPKEPSRKTFVSKVGPIDPDEVNAVQTSA; encoded by the exons atGTCTGCAATAGCATCCAAAGCGATGTTTGCCGTTGGACGATTAGTTCAA TCCCATGCAACGCTGGTCTACACACAGACATTAAAGGCGGCACCATGCTTCCTATTCGTGAGACATCGTACCACGAAGCATTGGAACCCAAAGTGGAAAAAGTTACGAAAAGAGAAAGTTATGAAGGTAAAACTTCCTAATTTTAATCAAAAGCCTGAAGATATGACTCCGGAAGAACAACGAAGCATGATGAGAGAACGTGGCCTAGAAAGGCCAAGAGTTTGGAATGAACGACCTATTTATCTCAGCTGCACTGGTGGCATATTTGAACCTTATGTTCCTCCAGAGGGAGATGGAAAGTTTTCTGCAATTTCTACTACA GGCGCTAAACAAAAGGTCGagtttgttcaaaaaaaagGCTCGTCGATCATGGCAGTTAGGAAAATGAGGAACTATGAAgaagaattaaatttgaagaCATTTGCTGAAGATGCACGAGAAATTTATATCAAAGCACATGAAGCATTGaatgt TAAAAACAAACTTGAACTGAGGCAGCTTGTAACTGAACGGGCATACCCT gaGATGTTACACAATACACACAATAAAACCATACACTGGAAATTCATCCAATCTTTAGAGCCAAGTCGAGTTGTGCAAGCCAGGTGTACAGAAGTGATAACGAAAGACAACGTTTTTGGTCAGCTTACAGTACGGTTCCATACTCAACAG GTATTGGCTGTCTACGACAGATTTGGTCGTTTATTGCATGGCAGTGAATTTGTGACGAAAGATGTTATAGAATATATAGTTTTTGAGAAGCATTTATCAAACCAATATGGTATTTGGCGTCTTCATGACAAGATCATACCAACATGGATGCCTCCAAAAGAGCCAAGCAGAAAAACTTTTGTAAGCAAAGTGGGTCCCATCGATCCTGATGAAGTCAATGCTGTTCAGACTTCCGCTTAG
- the LOC124307743 gene encoding oxysterol-binding protein-related protein 11 isoform X1, which produces MNNSIRQPYEGLLHKYTNAMKGWQYRWFILSPETGELHYFLSESEKNQKPRCSIYLAGAVIAPSDEDSNTFIVNSATGHNYFTTAAGDMIKLRATDARARQEWVDKLRAVTEMYTRAIASSHPPLPPREHSANPTRSPVAKLEVLDAFANCREQLNKAEKHNASLAQTIENSELHLEPELLILKAMSHGTLHTLNQCLNILYQ; this is translated from the exons atgaACAACTCAATACGCCAGCCATACGAGGGCCTGCTGCACAAATACACGAATGCAATGAAAGGCTGGCAATATCGGTGGTTCATTCTAAGCCCGGAAACTGGGGAGTTGCATTACTTTTTGAGCGAATCTGAGAAAAATCAGAAACCTCGATGCTCCATATATCTCGCTGGTGCTGTTATTGCCCCCAGTGACGAGGATTCAAATACATTTATCGTAAATTCGGCGACGG GTCACAATTATTTCACTACTGCCGCAGGTGACATGATAAAATTGCGAGCGACTGATGCTAGAGCTCGGCAAGAATGGGTTGACAAATTGAGAGCGGTTACAGAGATGTATACACGTGCTATAGCCAGCAGTCATCCACCTTTACCACCTCGAGAACATTCTGCTAATCCCACAAGGTCCCCTGTGGCAAAACTGGAGGTCTTGGATGCGTTTGCAAATTGTCGAGAGCAGTTGAACAAAGCTGAAAAACACAATGCTTCCCTTGCccaaacaattgaaaattctGAGCTCCATTTGGAGCCGGAATTATTAATTCTTAAAGCAATGTCGCATGGTACCTTACACACACTGAATCAATGCCTAAACATATTGTACCAATAA
- the LOC124307742 gene encoding upstream stimulatory factor 1 isoform X1 — MDILEQHLDQQDVSGSSRVKDDETTGIVLEEAEFVDCDGEGETVGEDGIRYQETLAYRVVQVNGGTSGNEIELPVTQAANSTVQVLTSPLNGQFYVIGNANEVFTTAQTSRSLAPRATLQIETPRNVTTGLKKRDDRRRATHNEVERRRRDKINNWIAKLGKIIPECNSTANGNANVSGDGKANYETQSKGGILAKACEYIGELRAANQGLGQCLRDNDKLRHEITALKQLVAQLKRENAQLRSQVTSPQTTSEVHLSP, encoded by the exons atggatattttGGAGCAGCATCTTGACCAACAAGATGTCAG CGGGTCATCGAGGGTCAAAGACGACGAAACTACAGGCATAGTGCTCGAAGAGGCGGAATTTGTTGATTGCGACGGCGAAG GAGAAACTGTTGGAGAGGATGGAATACGCTATCAGGAAACTCTGGCGTACAGAGTTGTGCAGGTAAATGGAGGGACGAGTGGAAATGAAATCGAACTTCCTGTGACACAAGCAGCTAACAGCACAGTGCAGGTCCTAACGTCTCCTCTAAATGGTCAATTTTACGTTATTGGGAATGCCAACGAAGTCTTTACTACTGCTCAAACATCGAGGTCATTGGCCCCAAGAGCAACTCTTCAAATCGAGACACCACGCAATGTCACAACAGGACTTAAAAAG AGAGACGATAGGCGAAGAGCAACGCATAACGAAGTTGAGCGTCGGCGTCgagataaaattaataattggATTGCAAAGTTGGGCAAAATTATTCCAGAATGTAACAGCACTGCAAATGGTAATGCGAATGTAAGCGGAGATGGAAAAGCAAACTACGAAACGCAG aGTAAAGGAGGCATTCTGGCGAAAGCATGCGAGTACATAGGCGAGTTACGAGCAGCAAACCAAGGTTTGGGACAGTGTTTGCGCGATAACGACAAATTGCGGCATGAAATAACAGCTTTGAAACAATTAGTGGCGCAATTGAAGCGAGAAAACGCACAATTGAGATCGCAAGTCACGTCTCCCCAAACAACTTCAGAAGTTCATCTCAGTCCCTAA